Part of the Qipengyuania sp. SS22 genome, CGTGCCCGTCACCGAGGGCGACTGGGCCGGCTGGTCGACCTGGCAAAGCGATGCGTTCGAACAGCGCGCAGGCCCCTTCTACGAACGGCGCGACGACGACGGCAGCATGGTCGCTGCTTTCCGCGCCGAGGAGCGCCACATGAACGGCGCGGGTTTCATGCACGGCGGCTGCATGATGACCTTCGCCGACAGCGCGATCTTCACCATCGCAACCGACGAACTCGCCGGATCGCATGGCGTTACGATGCATCTCGCGGGCGATTTTCTCGATCCGGCCAGCGTCGGCCAGCTGATCGAGGCGCGCGGCGAAGTCGTCCGCGCGGGCGGCAAGACGATCTATGTCGTCGGCATGATCCGCGCCGACGGCAAGCCGGTGCTCAGCTTCAACGGAATTATCCGGAAGATCACCAGGAGATAGGTCTGTGCGTTTTCTCTGCCTGCTCGCTCTGCTTCTGCTGCCCTCTGTCACGTTGGCGCAAGAGGGCGATCCGGTGGATGAGTTCGTCAGTTTCGACCGCTTCCTGGCCGAGTTCCGCGAAGAGAACAGCGTCCCGGCCCTGAGCGCGGTGATCGTCCGTGACGGGCAAATCGCGTGGGAAGGCTATTACGGCTGGGCCGATGACGAAGGCGAGGTCGCGACCAGCGCGGATACGACCTACAAGATCGCTTCCACTACCAAGCCCATTGCCGCCACGGCGATCATCGCCGAGGCACTGGCGGGCGGGCTGTCGCTCGAACTGCCGATGAGTGCGGACGAAGGCTTTGCCGATACCTGCGACTGGCTGTCGCAGTCCCCGATCCCCTTCGGCAGCGGCGGCGAGGACCGGCATGGCAATACGATGCCAGCAATGGATTGTGCCAAGCCGCTGACGCTCTCGCAAATGCTCGACATGCGCGCCAATGGCGACGTCTTCGTTTATAACCCCATCGCCTATGCGCGGATCGATCGCGCGATCCGCGGTGCAGGTGGGCGCGATCTGCGCGCCATCGTGCGGGACCGCGTCGCCGAGCCGGCAGGAATGCGCGACGTAGCGCTCGGCTGGCGAGACCCCGAAGGCGGCGATGCGCTGCGGTTTCTCGCGCCGCCTTTCCACCCGGTCGATGGCCGTCTGGTCAAACAGGTCCTGCCCGATGACGATTTCCGCGCGGCGGCGGGGATCATCGCCAGTCCGCTACAGATGGCGCGGTTCGATATCGCCTTCGATACCGGCGTGCTGATTCCGCCAGAGTTGATCCGCGAACTGGTCGACACCGACATCGGCCCATTGGGCGATTACCGGCGCGGGTGGTTCCTCGAGGACTGGAACGGCCAGCGCCTGCTCTGGCACTCGGGTTGGAACGAGCAGAAGGGATCTGCGCTCTACGTCAAAGTGCCCGGAAAGCGACTTACGCTGATCGTGCTCGCCAATACCGAGGCGATCTGGTGGGGCAATTCGCTGGTCAAGGCCGAGGTCGCCGAAAGCCCGATCGCGCAGCGCTTCCTCGAGGATTTCGCACGCTAGCGATATTCGGGATTGGGCGCGTCGAAGCGGCGGCCTTCCTTCCACAAATCGACCGAATTGCCCCACGCCGGGATGCCGCCCGCATCCTTAAGCATGCGCGCCATGTGCATCAGGTTCCAGGTCATGAAAGTCGTGTTGCGGCGGGTGAAATCGTTGTCGAACCCTTCATAGCCTTCGCCATCTTCCTTGGCATCGCCATAGCTGGGACCCGGGCCCGCTTCGCCGATCCATCCGGCATCGGCCTGCGGCGGGATGGTGTAACCCACATGTTGAAGCGAATAGAGCACGCCCATGCCGACATGCTTGATGCCGTCTTCATTGCCGGTGACGATGCAGCCGCCGACCTTGCCGTAGAAAGTGTATTGCCCCTTGTTGTTGGTCTGCCCCGAATGCGCATAGAGGCGTTCGATCAGCCGCTGGCAGACCGAGCTTTTTTCGCCCAGCCAGATCGGCGTGCCGATCACGAGGATATCGGCGGCAGCTACCTTGTCCCAGATCGCGGGCCAGTCGTCTTGCGCTGCGCCATGTTCGGTCATGTCGGGATAGACGCCGGGCGCGATCGCGTGGTCGACCAGTCGCACCTGTTCGAGCGAGACTTTGTTTCGCACCAGGATCGCCTCGGTCACGCCCAGCAGCTTGTCGGTATGCGACCCCTCGGGCGAGGGTTTGAGCGTGCAATTGATGGTCAGCGCCTTGAGGTCCGAGAAATCGGTCTGATTGTCGTCGCACAGCGTTTCTTGCGTTTGGTCGAGCATGCATTCTCCTTCGGTCTGCTTGGGATACGCATGGGCGGCGAGATAGTTACGCCGTGGGGTTCAATGACGTGTCGCGCAGCACTTCGCGCGGCCTGCCTGCGGCCGGACGATTAGTTGCACCGCGTAGTTGCAGGCTTACGGGCGCTTTTGTATGCGGCGCGCATACGATTGCAGGTCCATTTTCCAAGTGACGGGGTTTCCAGATGACTTTCGAAGAGATGAAGGCGCGTATTGCTGACGGCCAGGGCTTTATTGCAGCGCTCGACCAGTCGGGCGGTTCGACCCCCAAGGCGCTCAAGGGCTACGGCGTCGAAGACGGTGCCTGGACCAGCGAAGACGAGATGTTTGGCCTGATCCACGAAATGCGTCAGCGGATCATCGAGAGCCCCTGTTTCGGCAATGGCAAGGTGATCGGCGCGATCCTGTTCGAAAAGACCATGGACGGAAACAGCGGCGGCAAGAGCGTGCCCGCGCGTCTCAAGGAGCGCGGCATCGTGCCCTTCCTCAAGGTCGACAAGGGGCTTGAGG contains:
- a CDS encoding PaaI family thioesterase, which encodes MSENEAVGASGGLVPVTEGDWAGWSTWQSDAFEQRAGPFYERRDDDGSMVAAFRAEERHMNGAGFMHGGCMMTFADSAIFTIATDELAGSHGVTMHLAGDFLDPASVGQLIEARGEVVRAGGKTIYVVGMIRADGKPVLSFNGIIRKITRR
- a CDS encoding serine hydrolase domain-containing protein translates to MRFLCLLALLLLPSVTLAQEGDPVDEFVSFDRFLAEFREENSVPALSAVIVRDGQIAWEGYYGWADDEGEVATSADTTYKIASTTKPIAATAIIAEALAGGLSLELPMSADEGFADTCDWLSQSPIPFGSGGEDRHGNTMPAMDCAKPLTLSQMLDMRANGDVFVYNPIAYARIDRAIRGAGGRDLRAIVRDRVAEPAGMRDVALGWRDPEGGDALRFLAPPFHPVDGRLVKQVLPDDDFRAAAGIIASPLQMARFDIAFDTGVLIPPELIRELVDTDIGPLGDYRRGWFLEDWNGQRLLWHSGWNEQKGSALYVKVPGKRLTLIVLANTEAIWWGNSLVKAEVAESPIAQRFLEDFAR
- a CDS encoding flavodoxin family protein, with product MLDQTQETLCDDNQTDFSDLKALTINCTLKPSPEGSHTDKLLGVTEAILVRNKVSLEQVRLVDHAIAPGVYPDMTEHGAAQDDWPAIWDKVAAADILVIGTPIWLGEKSSVCQRLIERLYAHSGQTNNKGQYTFYGKVGGCIVTGNEDGIKHVGMGVLYSLQHVGYTIPPQADAGWIGEAGPGPSYGDAKEDGEGYEGFDNDFTRRNTTFMTWNLMHMARMLKDAGGIPAWGNSVDLWKEGRRFDAPNPEYR